One window of the Chelonoidis abingdonii isolate Lonesome George chromosome 3, CheloAbing_2.0, whole genome shotgun sequence genome contains the following:
- the LOC142046479 gene encoding putative uncharacterized protein C6orf183 isoform X2 — translation MDEFYKISSTERVQQLEKELAVQLAELKTEIEDNGVLQETPDRAYSSVPIPKDASYFRKEREVTLKKVLQADVMQRELESCLRREYTAESLPLLLHQFFTDRITHLVQSKYLHMLRWKRFCRHSSVIEQLYPLYQKQIGHIMQEYNDAVQRAARLSAARQNFLTGKKNSVNIVTQEDLVIYMQWLVCHLHSLKAIHSYLRVREHCGWCNIIANLCTAKC, via the exons ATGGATGAATTTTACAAGATCTCTTCCACTGAGAGAGTCCAGCAGTTGGAAAAAGAACTAGCTGTTCAACTGGCAGAGCTGAAGACAGAAATAGAAGACAATGGGGTACTTCAGGAAACACCAGATAGAGCTTACAG TTCTGTTCCGATACCAAAGGACGCTTCGTATTTCAGAAAAGAAAGGGAGGTGACACTGAAGAAAGTTTTACAG GCTGATGTCATGCAGAGGGAGCTAGAGAGCTGTCTGAGAAGAGAGTATACAGCAGAAAGCTTACCTCTGTTATTGCaccag TTTTTTACAGACAGAATTACGCATCTGGTCCAGAGTAAATACTTACACATGCTTAGATGGAAGAGATTTTGTAGGCACAGCAGTGTTATTGAACAGCTTTATCCCCTCTATCAG AAACAAATTGGTCACATTATGCAGGAGTACAACGATGCTGTTCAGAGGGCTGCGAGACTGTCGGCTGCACGACAGAACTTTCTGActggaaagaagaattctgtaaATATAGTGACACAGGAAGACCTGGTTATTTACATGCAGTGGCTAGTGTGTCACCTACACTCTCTCAAGGCCATTCACAGCTACCTTAGGGTAAGAGAGCATTGTGGATGGTGCAACATAATTGCCAACCTCTGCACTGCAAAATGTTAG
- the LOC142046479 gene encoding putative uncharacterized protein C6orf183 isoform X1, whose translation MDEFYKISSTERVQQLEKELAVQLAELKTEIEDNGVLQETPDRAYSSVPIPKDASYFRKEREVTLKKVLQVAEAKSLVVQADVMQRELESCLRREYTAESLPLLLHQFFTDRITHLVQSKYLHMLRWKRFCRHSSVIEQLYPLYQKQIGHIMQEYNDAVQRAARLSAARQNFLTGKKNSVNIVTQEDLVIYMQWLVCHLHSLKAIHSYLRVREHCGWCNIIANLCTAKC comes from the exons ATGGATGAATTTTACAAGATCTCTTCCACTGAGAGAGTCCAGCAGTTGGAAAAAGAACTAGCTGTTCAACTGGCAGAGCTGAAGACAGAAATAGAAGACAATGGGGTACTTCAGGAAACACCAGATAGAGCTTACAG TTCTGTTCCGATACCAAAGGACGCTTCGTATTTCAGAAAAGAAAGGGAGGTGACACTGAAGAAAGTTTTACAG GTAGCAGAGGCAAAATCTCTTGTTGTTCAGGCTGATGTCATGCAGAGGGAGCTAGAGAGCTGTCTGAGAAGAGAGTATACAGCAGAAAGCTTACCTCTGTTATTGCaccag TTTTTTACAGACAGAATTACGCATCTGGTCCAGAGTAAATACTTACACATGCTTAGATGGAAGAGATTTTGTAGGCACAGCAGTGTTATTGAACAGCTTTATCCCCTCTATCAG AAACAAATTGGTCACATTATGCAGGAGTACAACGATGCTGTTCAGAGGGCTGCGAGACTGTCGGCTGCACGACAGAACTTTCTGActggaaagaagaattctgtaaATATAGTGACACAGGAAGACCTGGTTATTTACATGCAGTGGCTAGTGTGTCACCTACACTCTCTCAAGGCCATTCACAGCTACCTTAGGGTAAGAGAGCATTGTGGATGGTGCAACATAATTGCCAACCTCTGCACTGCAAAATGTTAG